In Cryptomeria japonica chromosome 5, Sugi_1.0, whole genome shotgun sequence, the genomic window GGAATGACATAGGGTTCCCAAAATCTGAGGGGAAATCTTTGCACTGCTTGTTCTGCACTAAGATGAGCCGCCTTAAGTTTGGAATTAATTGCAGACCCTGGTAATTATGAGAATCATCTCCCTTCAAGAGAAGAAGCATGAGATTGTGAAGTTGAGAGATCCATGAGGGTACCACGCAGTTGTGAAGATGAAGAATCTCCAGTCGTCTCATGCCTGCCATGTCGTCGGGAAGCTGAACAATGGAATTCTCATCAGAATTCTCGAAGAGCAACTTTCGCATGTCCTCCATGCCTCCAAAGATCCCCTCTTTTATGTCTTGAGAGTTTAAGCGACCGTTGAATGCAATTGACAGATGTTGGAGCCGAGTCAGGTCTTTGAGATCCCTCAACTGCAATGCATTTGGTGCGTTTTCCCTCAACTTGAATACAACTTGTCCCAACAGTCGTAGAGAGACAAGCTTGGATATTCCCACAGGAATCCAAGCCAAGTTCTTGCAACCTGCCACATTTAGCTGCAGCAAATACTGATGTTTGCTCATGTCTGAAtgcagatttttcaatttttcacagcAACTAACATCAAGCGACCGGAGATTTGAGAGACAACTAAACCATCTGGGAAGCTTCTCAATGTCTGTTCTCGATAAATTGAGGAGTTTCAAATGTGTTAACTTGGCAATAGACTTGGGTAGTGATTTGATGGAAGTCTGGCTTAAGTCTAGCACACTCAAATGCTTCATTTTTGTGAAAAAATCTTCACATATTGATTTGAGATGAAGATTGTTCCATAGAAGCAAAGTGAAGAGCCCAGGGGAACGGATGGTTTTGTCAATAATAGTTAATTTGTTTTTAATCAAGGAAATCCTACGTAGGCCATGGCACTTTTCTACGGGGAACTTCTCCACATTTTTTCCAGCCTGGATCAAACATCTGGTTTGGCTTTGAGATTCTGAAAGAGCCAAATCGTGTAATAGATCATGCATTTTGCAGTACTTAATGATGTAATCGTTCCCATCATAGGGAACAAATTCAATCATACAACGATCAACCAATTCATTTAGGTAAGAGAATCCTAGCTCATAAGAGTCTTCTCTTTCTTCAGGATTAACAAATCCTTGGGCAATCCATGCTAGTACAagatatttacaactcattatagcaTCTTCTGGATAAGCAGAACAGAAAAGAAAACAAGGCTTTAGATAAGCAGGCAGTGCGTCGTAACTTAACCTCAGGATTGGCCGAATGTCGTCCTTGATTGTGCTAATTTTGTTTAGCCTATTCAACGTGGATTCCCATTCATTAGGAAGTTGCTTGACGCTTGCTATAGATGCTGCTACTGTCTTCACCGCCAGCGGCAATCTGGAGCATTTTCTTTCAATTGCACGGGCCACCTTCTCCAACTCCTCCGGCGGACTCTGATTGTGATCTTCAGGGAACGCATGAATGCAGAACAATCTCCAACTGTTCTCTTCAGACAAATAGTCCATGTGATGGATGCGGTGAGCTCCCACATTTTCTAAAACTTTCCTGTCGCGCGTTGAAAGCATCGCTCTACTTCTGCCCTCCAATGGAAAGCCAATGGATCCCAAAGCATGCTTGTCCCACACATCATCCAGAACAAGTAAACAGCGGCTTCCATGCAGGTGCCTACGGATGTTATCTCTCACCTCCTCCACGTTTAGATGACTTTGTTTTTGATCCTCCGGCAAATTTATTTGTCTGGCTATGTAGAGAAGCAGCTGATGCACCACAAAACTTTGGGATACTGCCACCCAAATCAAATGATCAAAGGATTCTCTGATCTTTTGGCTATTGAAAACGTGTTGAAGCAGAAGAGTTTTCCCTAGCCCTCCCATGCCCGCTACAGCAATGATCTGAGGGCCATCTGTGAGCAGCCATCCGCTGATCAGATCAATATCATTTTGCATTCCCACCGTTGTAGCTTCCAAAAGTAGCCCACTTGATTTTCTTCTATTTCTTATCGATTCTCCGGTGAGTAATGCTGCACGGGGCTTCACATCCATGTTCCTCAGGTATTTGAGATACTTTGAGCTTCGATGGATGCAGCGGATTCTCTCCTTCAACACCCGAATCTTGCGACCCAGTAAGTACCTGGAGATACAGGTGGTGTGGTGCTGAGGCTGAGAAGAATCCTCTAACAGGTGGAGAGCTTCGTAGAGAAAGTCTTCAAGTTTCTGCAACCAATTTCTTACTGAATTGGAGTTTGTTCTCCACACTCCACCGGCGTCGTTGAGTAGGCATTTGATAGATTCGAGCTCATCACAGATGAGTTCCAAATCCTCTCTGTGCCTGCTAGCTAATGAAATCTCCTCAAATATCTTTCCAATCAGAACTGAAGTGAGATGATCTGCAAGCACTGACACGAGACACCCGGCCATCGTTTCCAAACTCAAGATGATCTTCTGGTGGTTTAAATGCTCTGGGAAACCACTTGCGCAGATGTTGGTGAAGAGACTTTTGACTGTAGAACACCACCATTAAGCAGGCTCCGAAACCAAGTTGTTGTAAATAGAATGAGTCAAAGTCAAGAAAAATTTGACGCAATAGGAATGGCCTGACCAACGTAACTATTACGCGAggttattattaattaaatatgttttgACCGtaaattatgtttattattattaaacTGCAACTGCCAACTCAGTAACCAATCAATTCCAGTTCGATGACCGTGAAATGCGACTCTCGGCACTTAAAATTTGCAATTTACAGATAAATACTCGGAAAATTCTACGAAATGTGGAGAGAATATAATATCAATTTTGTCTCATTGCCCAGAAATTTTCCAAACGTGAAAATCCTCCAGTCACGAAGTTTTATGACTACGATATGTCAGTTGTGAAAGGAGGTCGGGTTCCACGAAAACTGTTTATTCAATTCAAACTTTCCCTAACGTATtcaaacattatttttatttattgagaAAATTTTTATATACTAGCATTTGTATTTCAACGACGTGCAATGGTTATGTCAGATAACAAGATATATTTTAGGTAATGTATTGGAAGGCACGTGAAAGTTGGCAAAAGCAAACATTGCTTTTGTTTGGAGTAATTTAGAATACAAATGAATTGATCTTGAAATGTGGGAAAAAACTTAAAATGAACGGATGCAAGTTATAATTTAAACTAGGAAGCTATGCAAAATGTTATTGTAATACAAAATATTTTTACGATGTATGAAGATGATTAACTTAGGATATTGGTTACATTGAGTAGCTTTGTTCTATTCTATATTCAAGAATATGATCATCAATAGTGGTAGTGATAAGTATCCCTAACAATGTTGTAGTATGAGTATAATCGAAGAACATGGCAAAAAAAAGTAGGAGCACTTTGATTAATTCCCTTGTGTCAATTGCAATTATCGCCTTCctttttttatgcaattttttttaaagctGTCAAATATTTAGAATCGTTTGTAATTCAAAACGGTTGTTATATGACAATTAAGGTTGGAATACTAGATAGAATGTTGTTCTATGTTGACATTGGCAATGacaattttctcatttaaatacatGTATTattataatcaaataaaatatcAATTAACATTGAAATAATGTCCCATCTTGATGagatttcatcattttttattagatttttataATCAATGTTTTTTCACTAATTTATAATATGGATATatcaatattacaaaatatattttttattttaaaaaaattattcaacttatgtatttttaactatttatttaatatatttatttttatttattcaaaatattaaatttaatttaaaataaataatttaatattaagaaACATCAAAGTTAAATAATTGATAATTATATAGTCAAAACTATGTAATCAACGAATGCATATATTATTCATGACTTATGAAATCAAatgtttaatttatattaaatctaTAATTATTACACAAAAATCCTATACAATATTAATCCATATTAATATTAGTCAATAGACATTAAGATTACAAGTATAAAAAAAACATGTCTCTGCGTGCGAAAAGGAGATGCAATGCATCGACATCCTCCTATGTGTGCTCTTATCCACCGCGAGGATATTACAGAGGTTCTGCTAACCATTTTGTTGTTCTGGCTAACAACTCTGGGACTGAGGATCCTGGTAGGGTCATTTCACAGACCTGCGATCAAAAGGCCTTCTTTGCgaaaacaaaatactctttggttAATGCAGTTAGGGCTCCCCTGCCTCTTTACAAGGGCTAGGATCAGGACTGGCATGTGGTTAGCGACAAAAGGGCATTAGAGCAACCAAACAGTctcaaaaggatttccaatcattgTCGAGAGGAGGGTTTTATAAAACCTAACCAGCCAAAGAGTTCCTCTGCTCACTTCATTCCTCCATGAAAATCTCTGGGCAAATTATTAGAGGATAAGGAAACCTTTGGCCATCACAATTCCAAGGATATTAAGCACCTTATGTCGGATCTACCTCCAAATTCCCCAACTACTCCTAACAGGTTGGTTattgaaattgataattataaGCAGGCTAGGTATCAAATGCACTATAGCGATAGAATGATCTTTTCTTAGTGGAAAGGCTGGGGGATCCCGACGGAACAAATTGCTAACTGGGTTTCGTCTTCCTTCAATAACCAGGttaaaattgacatccttcctgataatttcttagcgattgaatgtggtaatcagaatcttagaaattcattacttaatgaggatatattaaaatttaaaggtctagggtttgattgctgggaatggcaacctctctttctcccatctcaattcaattcatTTATGGTcaatagagcaatttcacttgataaatttcctgtagaattgcacaataatgattttttaagaataataggcaacatgataggtaaatttgtagaagtcaaaaaatcagccctaagcttctttaaccaactcTTAATcgttaatatgaatattaacattaaatctttaaagCCTATGACTCTGAAATGTGATAAATattgtttaaccctagaattacccttttataatggccCTTTTGAAGATTCTATGCCAAGGCAGATCCCCTCCAAGAAACCTCTCCCTGTATCACTGCTCAAGTCTAGGGACGCTCCATTCAGGTTcatggaaggagggggttttaccctagagggctataagattgatattaaccctaatcatcttacCTTGAACCTATATCCTCATAGCCCCCTTGTTAAGCCCTCTCACTCCCCTCTTCCttcactactaactataaattcacctatagttGACTCTCTTGTAGGGGATCAAGATCTGGAAGAgggtgaaatcaatgaggttatcccccAAAAAGAGCAGCCTAGCTTGACAAATATGTCATCTTCTAGTTCTCTCATTCCTCCAGAGAGGTtgagtcccttggggtctccccctttaatggaactaATTGCCTTTGAGCAATCAACAGAGCTGGATAGGCTTTCCCTGGATCCAGGATCGGCATCCTTACATggtcaaccaatctctctagtctCAAGTCTAGAAGGCTTTGAGGAGGCAGAGGCTGGCCCTCCATCTCTCAAGAATGTTCTTGATCTAATTGTAGAATCTGAGAAAGATCaagtggctagggaagttaacatcattgccaattttgtaggggaaaaAGTAGTAAACGACCTCATGGACCTAATGGTTGATGGAAtctgtgatgatgaggagttggaaagacaaagggatctatttgtcaaaaatctagtggatgtaACTAGATTTGACTTAGGAACAAATGAACTCTttgtagcattagataacttaaAAAATGATAACCCTAATtttctaggcattctcagctctgatagaagcaaagactctcctgattgtgctaaacatagtaagagaagaggtaggagattccttgttgaactaagatcaaaggatgtaGAAGCCAAGGGTCAATCTAAAAATCTAATccttttaatgtaggggaggggaagttcctccccacagagccatgaaaatcataacttggaatgttaggggtctgaatgcccctaacaaacaacgcattTTAAAGCACTGCATCTTTGATTCTAAACCaaatataatgttaatccaagaaaccaaaatgaactcctctgagatagccctttttgagaaaaaaactaGGTGTTAGACAACTAAAGCACTCCCCGACAACAAgggcctcagggggcttagccatcatttgggactctagattcatctcgttCACACCTTTAGATattaagcaaaattggatgggaggagtaGTAATTTATAAacataacctaagattcaaattgattaacgtttacggtcctatccaaaatagggataaggctagggtgtgggtggaacttgAGTCTTTCCTCAGTAGTTttccaaatgatgtatgcatcattgggggagatttcaatgctatcactaaggtagtagacaaaagaggaggtagcaacaaacttcctcttgcagctatagatttcaatcactggatcaataggaactccctgttggaaatccagatgatagataatgccttcacctggaacaacaaaAGGCTCGGTTTCTATAACATCGctaagaaactagataggttctttatccatggagggctctcagagcttaactttaccctgaatgtAGAACTcctccctttagcaggatctgaccattttccactccaactaatcttatcatctgaccactcccctaaaaaatgtcccttcaaatttgagaacatgtggttcagagatgataactttttaaacttaattgagaattgGTGGAGAAGCTCCATTTTCTCtagttcgaagatgtttattatcacaagaaagttaaagcttatcaaaaggaagctcttagaatggaacaggactacttttggaaatatttttgataaaaaaatcctaatagaaaatgatcttaagaatgttaacattgaggttcttgagaaggggatggatgaacatctcttcctcaaagaaaaggctctactctctaagtatgaaaagacactctcaaatgaagagatcttttggaaacaaaaatcgaggaagacttggttgagtgatggggaccaaaatactaagtttttccacaacagtattaagaattgccagggttccatcctgtctgaaccagatgatgttgcctccgaggcagcatggttttttgataaaatcttaaataatattgaaggctccaacctcggaggccaactcaatattagcAAAAATCTTTCgaaactcattaacgatgaccacaacaaaatcctgtcaaagaaattctctgaggaggaggttaaatctgcccTTATGAAGATTAATCCTAACAAGGCCCCAGGCCCAGATGGCTTCCTCAtgagctttttccaaaaatgttggggttttatggggacagagattACAGACGCCTTAGAAGGTATCgagaactctggtaagattctcaaagaaatcaacaataccttcttagctctcatccccaaaaaagagaatcctgaaagctttaatgacttaagaccaatagccctttgcaacactctgtacaaactcttaaccaaaaccctagtagTTAGACtctagaatcttctccccattatcattagtgaagaacaaaccaaCTTCGTAGTAGATAGATCAacctatgatggggttattatagcccaagaagcCATTCACTCGGTCCAGCTCAACAAGGCCACTAGTACGCTAAttaaattagacataagcaaagcttacgacaaagttgattggcacttcctatgcaaatgcttggaggcctttagattttcaaaattttggatcaacctaatctttgaatgtatatccacccccaaattctcagtcttggttaatggttccccgaaAGGCTTCTTTAGTAACTGAAGAgggcttaggcaaggagatcctgtgtcccccttcctcttcatcatcatggttgaagccctaggtagatccatctctaaggccaaagaggaaggtggcatccaaggaatccccatcacTAGTGGCC contains:
- the LOC131875592 gene encoding disease resistance protein RGA2-like, with the translated sequence MKHLSVLDLSQTSIKSLPKSIAKLTHLKLLNLSRTDIEKLPRWFSCLSNLRSLDVSCCEKLKNLHSDMSKHQYLLQLNVAGCKNLAWIPVGISKLVSLRLLGQVVFKLRENAPNALQLRDLKDLTRLQHLSIAFNGRLNSQDIKEGIFGGMEDMRKLLFENSDENSIVQLPDDMAGMRRLEILHLHNCVVPSWISQLHNLMLLLLKGDDSHNYQGLQLIPNLRRLILVQNKQCKDFPSDFGNPMSFPKLEALIIEDFWRLQRFPSLEDNAMPMLQHLRLANCMRLEGIPQGLDRLNSLKELQVIGCEGCHHDLQENGHYWPIFKRRNVQVKCG
- the LOC131051208 gene encoding disease resistance RPP13-like protein 4; protein product: MAGCLVSVLADHLTSVLIGKIFEEISLASRHREDLELICDELESIKCLLNDAGGVWRTNSNSVRNWLQKLEDFLYEALHLLEDSSQPQHHTTCISRYLLGRKIRVLKERIRCIHRSSKYLKYLRNMDVKPRAALLTGESIRNRRKSSGLLLEATTVGMQNDIDLISGWLLTDGPQIIAVAGMGGLGKTLLLQHVFNSQKIRESFDHLIWVAVSQSFVVHQLLLYIARQINLPEDQKQSHLNVEEVRDNIRRHLHGSRCLLVLDDVWDKHALGSIGFPLEGRSRAMLSTRDRKVLENVGAHRIHHMDYLSEENSWRLFCIHAFPEDHNQSPPEELEKVARAIERKCSRLPLAVKTVAASIASVKQLPNEWESTLNRLNKISTIKDDIRPILRLSYDALPAYLKPCFLFCSAYPEDAIMSCKYLVLAWIAQGFVNPEEREDSYELGFSYLNELVDRCMIEFVPYDGNDYIIKISKPNQMFDPGWKKCGEVPRRKVPWPT